From Microplitis mediator isolate UGA2020A chromosome 11, iyMicMedi2.1, whole genome shotgun sequence, one genomic window encodes:
- the LOC130676891 gene encoding uncharacterized protein LOC130676891, with the protein MSVLQSTMLYGAEVWADALSIETYRKKLATVQRRGALRITSAYRTVSECAVLTVAGIPPIDLLALERKRIYSYRRNGALDAAMKRHEKAITQALWKERNEVSATGIWTK; encoded by the coding sequence ATGAGCGTGTTACAATCCACGATGCTCTACGGAGCGGAAGTATGGGCTGACGCACTCTCAATTGAGACCTACAGAAAGAAGCTAGCCACTGTCCAGCGCAGAGGTGCTCTGAGAATCACAAGTGCGTACAGAACAGTCTCTGAGTGTGCCGTTCTTACCGTTGCTGGTATTCCTCCAATTGACCTCCTGGCTCTCGAGAGAAAAAGGATTTACAGCTATCGCCGAAATGGAGCGCTTGATGCGGCCATGAAGCGACACGAAAAAGCTATCACACAAGCGTTGTGGAAAGAGAGAAACGAAGTCAGCGCCACAGGAATATGGACGAAATGA
- the LOC130676892 gene encoding uncharacterized protein LOC130676892, giving the protein MAAEAQVALQMQRIDAMRNMSTRLTDAIFATQGAPAIDAELTILESSRTLVKKGCLHDRLEMLTQSLSIDLLLATALVKLNSLTGSTCIARVLIDQGSELSFVTHSLIKKLDIPLNKAAIPLRGIGNVSAGHSLGSCQVSLHSLHSSASITIQAHVLALLTVNLPSFTLTNKKWPHINGLQLADPDFLTSRPIDIILGAAPAAHIINAKIRKGNDNDPIAQSTTLGWIIYGSVDTATSKLTAYGHHVTVDDQLQDLLSKFWYQEEPQTEFAIHYNEDEEKCEQHFVKTHYRQTDGRYVVRLPLKSSPSQLGDSLRAAQYALLRLRKRLDKDPIYKKLYYDFLKEYEDLGHMRRVKLKELPPNSYMLPHHGVLKEQSTTTKLRVVFNGSWKTTSGVSINEILHVGPKIQVDISDVLIRIRCHRYLFATDVTKMFCQIAVDKEDHHLQCILWFDEEDLPTVFALATVTYGTTSAPFLAGRALLQLAEDEGNKFPKAVEPLTNTRYVDDIYGGADELAEAIQVALDTKNMCAAGCFPLAKWASNSTELLSQVAPVETQEDTPRELGDTTVKVLGLTWNSTQDKFQFGYSLPEASPTTKRTILSEIARLFDPLGFLAPIIVRAKMFMQKLWLQNFDWDATLSPLLLQEWNLFRDELHQISKIQIPRWNHVRTGVSIELHGFSDASQLAMAAVVYLKVTDATGCSNISLVCAKTQVAPLKPISIPRMELNAAVLLAQLVLYVKKVLKLENVPIFMWTDSAVSLTWIRNNPARWKVYIRNRVTKIQESLPSVNWDFVPGKLNPADCASRGLTAAKLEQHSLWWTGPKWLSQSKENWPSFDIPTQTVSHLEERPGLVFTIYKADSHPLHTLLDKFSKLSPLLRTLGICLRAIAKFKKVPQSTLATPLSTVDLELAKILLIKYTQSQYYSQELKLLKDGDSLHRNHRLAKLIPYVDYNGVLRVGGRLKNSLLDDDQKNPAILPRSSRLSTLLIEHSHQKTFHGGTQLTLADLRRSVWIEGGRVPVRSHILRCVVCTRHRGVRAQQLMGQLPSARVRPSKAFLHTGIDYAGPVTLKTFQGRGAKTYKGWIAVFVCLATSAIHIEIVTDYSTDAFVAAFRRFTSRRGACSTLYSDCGTNFVGADATLKREFAAGSKQLRELQYLLATDGTDWKFNPPSAPHFGGKWEAAVKSIKFHLIRTIGESLLTYDQLATVLTQIEAVLNSRPIAPLSEDPADLTALTPGHFLIGEPLIAVPGPSLLENNTATLSRWQQLQQMFQTFWTRWSSEYLQRHQSISKWHHPSNVIKVGSLVLLTDERFPPSKWPLARVLALHPGRDGLTRVVTLKTATTELVRPIAKLCVLPVHSPDDNPVDTVASAGENVQSRPISPSPENAEPHQ; this is encoded by the exons ATGGCCGCCGAAGCCCAAGTCGCTTTACAAATGCAACGCATCGACGCGATGCGCAATATGTCTACCCGCTTGACCGACGCCATTTTCGCTACCCAAGGTGCACCCGCTATTGATGCTGAACTTACTATTCTAGAAAGTTCACGGACTCTTGTCAAAAAAGGATGCCTCCACGACCGCTTGGAAATG TTAACACAATCGCTATCAATTGATCTCTTACTCGCTACCGCGCTTGTCAAGTTGAATTCGCTAACAGGAAGTACATGTATTGCCCGTGTACTTATTGATCAAGGATCGGAGTTATCCTTTGTGACGCATTCGCTAATTAAGAAGTTGGATATACCGCTAAACAAGGCAGCTATACCATTACGAGGGATTGGTAATGTGTCAGCTGGACACTCACTTGGATCATGCCAGGTGTCGCTGCATTCGCTACATAGTTCCGCTTCTATTACTATCCAAGCTCATGTGCTTGCTCTATTGACGGTGAACTTGCCGTCATTCACGCTAACCAACAAGAAATGGCCGCACATAAACGGTCTACAACTCGCTGATCCAGACTTCTTAACATCTCGACCTATTGACATCATTCTGGGTGCAGCACCAGCTGCACACATAATCAACGCTAAAATAAGGAAGGGTAATGACAATGACCCAATCGCTCAGTCAACGACGCTTGGCTGGATCATCTATGGATCTGTGGACACCGCTACATCTAAATTGACAGCTTATGGTCATCATGTCACTGTTGATGATCAACTACAAGACTTGCTGAGCAAGTTTTGGTACCAAGAAGAACCACAGACAGAATTCgctatacactacaatgaagATGAGGAAAAGTGTGAACAACACTTTGTAAAAACACACTACAGACAGACTGATGGTCGATATGTCGTTCGCTTGCCGCTTAAATCCTCTCCAAGTCAACTGGGTGACTCGCTACGAGCTGCGCAATACGCTTTACTTCGTCTTCGCAAACGTCTGGACAAAGATCCAATCTACAAGAAGCTATACTACGACTTCCTGAAGGAATATGAAGACTTGGGACACATGAGACGCGTAAAATTAAAGGAGTTACCACCAAATAGCTACATGTTACCTCATCATGGGGTACTCAAAGAACAGAGCACTACCACCAAGCTCAGGGTGGTATTCAATGGGTCATGGAAAACGACATCAGGCGTATCCATCAACGAGATACTCCATGTGGGCCCCAAGATTCAAGTTGACATCAGTGATGTACTGATTCGAATTCGCTGTCACCGCTATCTATTCGCTACTGACGTGACTAAGATGTTTTGTCAGATTGCAGTTGACAAGGAAGATCATCATCTACAGTGCATACTCTGGTTTGACGAAGAGGACCTACCAACAGTATTTGCACTCGCTACGGTTACATATGGAACAACATCAGCTCCATTTCTCGCTGGAAGAGCACTTTTACAACTCGCTGAAGatgaaggaaataaatttccaaaagcTGTTGAACCGCTGACAAACACCCGCTACGTTGATGACATCTATGGAGGCGCAGATGAACTCGCTGAGGCAATTCAAGTTGCTCTCGACACAAAAAATATGTGTGCCGCAGGATGCTTCCCGCTTGCAAAATGGGCAAGTAATTCAACAGAATTACTGTCTCAAGTCGCTCCAGTTGAAACCCAAGAAGATACACCACGAGAACTTGGGGATACTACAGTAAAAGTGCTCGGGCTAACCTGGAATTCTACTCAAGATAAATTCCAGTTTGGTTATTCGCTACCAGAAGCATCGCCAACTACTAAACGCACAATTTTATCAGAAATTGCTCGCTTGTTCGACCCGCTTGGGTTTTTGGCACCTATCATCGTAAGAGCCAAGATGTTCATGCAGAAGCTATGGCTGCAGAACTTCGATTGGGATGCTACGCTATCACCGTTGCTTCTTCAAGAATGGAATTTGTTTCGAGATGAACTACATCAGATCTCGAAGATTCAGATACCTCGCTGGAATCATGTAAGAACTGGTGTATCAATAGAATTACATGGATTCTCTGACGCTTCGCAACTCGCTATGGCTGCTGTCGTCTACTTAAAAGTTACTGACGCTACTGGATGCTCCAATATTTCGCTAGTGTGTGCCAAAACACAAGTCGCACCACTGAAACCAATATCCATACCAAGAATGGAGCTCAATGCCGCTGTATTACTCGCTCAACTGGTACTCTACGTGAAGAAGGTCTTGAAGCTTGAAAACGTACCAATTTTCATGTGGACAGACTCCGCTGTATCCTTAACGTGGATACGAAACAACCCCGCTAGATGGAAAGTCTACATTCGCAACAGAGTTACCAAGATACAAGAATCGCTACCAAGTGTCAACTGGGATTTTGTTCCTGGGAAACTTAACCCAGCTGACTGCGCTTCAAGAGGTTTAACAGCAGCCAAACTAGAACAGCATTCGCTATGGTGGACGGGACCTAAGTGGCTCAGTCAATCAAAAGAAAACTGGCCATCTTTTGACATCCCTACTCAGACGGTATCACATCTTGAAGAACGTCCAGGTTTGGTTTTTACCATCTACAAGGCAGATTCACACCCGCTACACACGCTATTGGATAAATTCTCTAAGTTGTCACCACTACTTCGCACGCTTGGAATCTGCCTTCGTGCCAtcgctaaatttaaaaaagtgccACAGTCCACACTGGCCACACCACTCTCTACAGTTGACCTGGAACTCGCTAAGATTTTGCTGATCAAGTATACGCAAAGTCAGTACTATTCGCAAGAGCTGAAACTACTGAAAGATGGTGATTCTCTACATCGAAACCATCGTCTCGCTAAATTGATTCCCTACGTCGACTACAATGGAGTACTCAGAGTCGGCGGTCGCTTGAAGAATTCGCTACTGGATgatgatcaaaaaaatccagctATTTTACCACGATCATCACGACTAAGTACGCTACTGATAGAACATTCGCATCAAAAGACATTCCATGGGGGAACTCAATTGACACTCGCTGATCTACGGAGATCTGTCTGGATAGAAGGTGGGCGCGTTCCAGTCAGGTCTCATATTCTTCGCTGCGTCGTGTGCACGAGACATAGAGGTGTTCGTGCACAACAACTAATGGGACAATTGCCATCCGCTCGTGTAAGACCATCTAAAGCATTCTTGCACACTGGAATAGACTACGCTGGGCCAGTAACACTGAAGACATTTCAAGGTCGAGGTGCGAAAACCTATAAAGGTTGGATCGCTGTTTTTGTATGTCTCGCTACGTCCGCTATACATATCGAAATTGTCACCGACTATTCCACTGACGCTTTCGTCGCAGCATTCCGAAGATTCACTAGTAGGAGAGGCGCCTGCAGTACCCTATACTCGGACTGTGGTACAAATTTTGTAGGAGCAGACGCCACGCTAAAGAGAGAATTCGCAGCAGGATCAAAACAGCTAAGGGAACTTCAGTATTTACTCGCTACAGATGGCACAGACTGGAAGTTCAACCCGCCAAGTGCTCCCCACTTTGGTGGCAAGTGGGAAGCAGCCGTCAAGTCAATCAAGTTCCATCTTATTCGAACTATTGGTGAATCGCTATTGACTTACGACCAACTCGCTACAGTGCTAACACAGATTGAAGCTGTGCTCAACTCAAGACCAATCGCTCCGCTATCAGAAGATCCTGCAGACTTAACTGCTTTGACTCCTGGACACTTTCTCATCGGAGAACCGCTAATCGCTGTACCAGGACCCTCGCTACTGGAAAACAATACCGCTACGTTGTCACGCTGGCAACAATTACAACAAATGTTCCAGACATTTTGGACTAGATGGTCGTCTGAGTACTTACAACGACACCAATCTATCTCTAAGTGGCATCATCCATCTAATGTTATCAAAGTGGGCTCATTAGTCCTGCTGACTGATGAGAGGTTCCCACCATCAAAATGGCCACTCGCTAGAGTACTCGCTCTACATCCAGGACGAGATGGGTTGACTCGAGTAGTCACCCTGAAGACCGCTACAACTGAACTTGTTCGACCAATCGCTAAACTGTGCGTGCTGCCAGTTCACTCTCCAGATGACAATCCTGTCGACACCGTCGCCAGCGCTGGGGAGAATGTTCAGTCAAGACCCATTTCGCCTTCACCTGAGAACGCCGAGCCGCACCAATAG